A DNA window from uncultured Methanoregula sp. contains the following coding sequences:
- the fni gene encoding type 2 isopentenyl-diphosphate Delta-isomerase, with amino-acid sequence MTDKKRLTSSRKLDHLRICRDEPVESGQTGFSDIRFVHNALPECDMGAINTSVRFLNHSFRSPLFISAMTGGHPATKDVNARLGRAAERYGIGIGVGSQRAALENPALADTFSVVRDEAPHAFITGNLGVVQLRDHGIEWAERAVEMIGADALAIHLNFLQEAIQPEGDHNASGCFAAIEELVRDFKTPVIVKETGCGISASTAKRCWGAGVSAIDIGGWGGTSWAAVESVRAAENSAADLRLKTLGETFSEWGIPTAVSLAEVLSTGSPVIASGGIRSGGDIAKGLSLGADLCGMALPLLRPAMESDEALSGAIDTIQKELVTTMFLTGSATIADLKSAPLYILGRTRQMIGKDNPIRAPRYH; translated from the coding sequence ATGACGGACAAGAAACGGCTTACCTCGTCGCGAAAACTCGACCACCTGCGCATCTGCAGGGACGAGCCCGTAGAGAGCGGCCAGACCGGTTTTTCAGATATCCGGTTTGTGCACAACGCCCTGCCGGAATGTGACATGGGTGCGATCAACACCTCGGTTCGGTTCCTGAACCACTCGTTCCGGTCCCCCCTCTTCATCTCAGCGATGACCGGGGGCCACCCGGCCACCAAGGACGTGAATGCACGCCTCGGCCGGGCAGCGGAGCGCTATGGGATCGGCATCGGCGTCGGCTCTCAGCGCGCCGCGCTCGAGAACCCGGCCCTTGCCGACACATTCTCTGTTGTCCGGGACGAGGCGCCCCATGCCTTCATCACCGGCAACCTCGGAGTTGTCCAGCTTCGCGATCACGGCATCGAATGGGCAGAGCGGGCTGTCGAGATGATCGGGGCCGATGCCCTTGCGATCCACCTCAACTTCCTCCAGGAAGCGATCCAGCCCGAAGGCGATCACAATGCCTCCGGGTGCTTTGCCGCAATCGAGGAACTGGTGCGGGATTTCAAAACCCCCGTTATCGTCAAGGAGACCGGCTGCGGCATATCCGCGTCCACGGCAAAGAGATGCTGGGGAGCCGGTGTTTCCGCGATCGATATCGGTGGCTGGGGCGGCACTTCCTGGGCAGCGGTCGAGAGCGTGAGAGCGGCGGAGAACTCAGCTGCTGACCTGCGGCTCAAGACCCTCGGGGAGACTTTCTCCGAGTGGGGCATCCCGACAGCAGTCAGCCTTGCCGAGGTCCTCTCGACCGGCAGCCCGGTGATAGCATCGGGCGGGATCCGGAGCGGCGGGGACATAGCCAAAGGTCTCTCCCTTGGTGCCGATCTCTGCGGGATGGCGCTCCCCCTGCTGAGGCCTGCGATGGAGAGCGACGAAGCGCTCTCCGGTGCCATCGATACGATCCAGAAGGAACTGGTGACAACCATGTTCCTGACCGGCTCGGCAACCATTGCGGATCTCAAATCCGCACCCCTGTATATTCTGGGCAGGACCCGGCAGATGATTGGGAAGGATAATCCCATCCGGGCACCCCGGTATCATTAG
- a CDS encoding RNase J family beta-CASP ribonuclease has translation MDIEIIAVGGYDEVGRNMTAVRCGKEIVIFDMGLRLDQVMIHEDAEIENMHSLDLIKIKAIPDDTMLNSIDGTVKAIVCSHGHLDHIGAIPKLAHRYNAPIVSTPYTTELIRQQISGEQKFGVNNKLFALKAGQRYTISQNLVLEFVRTQHSIIDTVTPVLHTPHGAIVYALDFKLDRTPVIGEPPDFARLRQLGKEGVLALIVESTNIGRKGRCPSERVARDLVRDTLTSYEDDKNAIMVSTFSSHISRVKTIAECAHEIGRKPVLLGRSMEKYAVTAEQMKLVSFPETTSVFGNRRTVDRTLRRMMKAGKESFLPIVTGHQGEPGSILTRIATGDTPYLLAPGDKVVFSANVIPNPMNYGQRYMVEARLKLVGARIFEDLHVSGHAYREDHYEFLQLLQPQHIIPAHGSMTMTAEYTQFAGELGYTAHSTVHLLRNGERLKIN, from the coding sequence ATGGATATAGAAATCATTGCAGTGGGCGGTTACGACGAGGTCGGGCGGAATATGACCGCCGTCCGCTGCGGAAAGGAAATTGTCATATTTGACATGGGACTCCGCCTCGATCAGGTGATGATCCACGAGGATGCGGAGATTGAAAATATGCATTCCCTCGATCTCATCAAGATCAAGGCGATCCCCGATGACACGATGTTGAACTCGATCGATGGAACCGTCAAGGCCATAGTCTGCTCGCACGGCCACCTCGATCATATCGGGGCAATCCCGAAACTTGCGCACCGCTACAATGCGCCGATCGTATCAACCCCCTACACCACCGAACTCATCCGGCAGCAGATCTCCGGAGAACAGAAGTTCGGGGTGAACAATAAACTCTTTGCCTTAAAGGCCGGCCAGCGGTACACGATCTCCCAGAACCTCGTGCTCGAATTTGTCCGCACCCAGCACTCGATCATCGACACCGTGACCCCGGTGCTCCACACGCCTCACGGGGCTATCGTGTATGCGCTCGACTTCAAGCTCGACCGGACGCCGGTCATCGGGGAACCCCCGGACTTTGCCCGGCTCCGCCAGCTCGGAAAGGAAGGCGTGCTTGCCCTGATTGTCGAAAGTACCAACATCGGCAGGAAAGGGCGGTGCCCGAGCGAGCGGGTTGCCCGGGACCTTGTCCGCGACACCCTCACGAGCTACGAGGACGACAAGAATGCGATCATGGTCTCCACGTTCTCGTCCCACATCTCGCGGGTCAAGACGATTGCGGAATGCGCTCACGAGATCGGGAGAAAACCGGTCCTGCTGGGCCGGTCCATGGAGAAGTATGCGGTCACTGCCGAACAGATGAAACTCGTCTCCTTCCCGGAGACAACGAGCGTCTTTGGCAACCGCCGCACCGTTGACCGGACCCTGCGCCGCATGATGAAAGCCGGAAAGGAGAGTTTCCTGCCCATCGTCACCGGCCACCAGGGAGAGCCCGGCTCCATCCTCACCCGCATTGCAACCGGGGACACGCCGTACCTGCTTGCGCCGGGCGACAAGGTAGTCTTCTCGGCAAACGTCATCCCGAACCCGATGAACTACGGCCAGCGCTACATGGTCGAGGCCCGGCTGAAACTCGTCGGGGCCCGGATCTTCGAGGATCTTCACGTCAGCGGCCACGCGTACCGCGAGGATCACTACGAGTTCCTCCAGCTCCTCCAGCCGCAGCATATTATCCCGGCGCACGGGAGCATGACCATGACCGCAGAATACACGCAGTTTGCCGGAGAACTGGGGTATACCGCTCATTCGACGGTCCACCTCCTGAGGAACGGCGAGAGGCTCAAAATCAATTAA
- a CDS encoding polyprenyl synthetase family protein — MSDLPLYLESVAKQIDHMIDRYFVDKSGELNKASAHLLAAGGKRLRPAVVMLAADAVKPDSSDDILHAALALEVTHTFTLVHDDIMDDDNLRRGVPTVHTKWDMPTGILAGDVLYARAFEHICMVNAKDDAKVRAIGMLAKACADICEGQHMDMSFEHRTDVTEGEYMEMVRKKTGVLYAAAAGIGAVLAGGNGVQVKALYNFGLNTGVAFQIQDDLIDLLTPAEKSGKDQASDLREGKQTILMIRAREKGLDLKKYQKALTPADIQAAIKELTDAGVIDEVKKIASDLVSDSNRHLSILPATKERQLLMDVGEFFVTRSY, encoded by the coding sequence ATGTCGGATCTTCCATTGTACCTGGAATCGGTTGCAAAACAGATCGATCACATGATCGACCGCTACTTTGTAGACAAGAGCGGTGAACTGAACAAGGCCTCGGCCCACCTGCTTGCAGCAGGGGGCAAGCGTCTCCGCCCTGCGGTGGTCATGCTTGCTGCGGATGCAGTCAAGCCTGACAGCTCGGATGACATCCTGCACGCCGCACTTGCGCTCGAAGTGACCCACACCTTCACCCTCGTCCATGACGATATCATGGACGATGACAATCTCCGCCGCGGGGTGCCGACCGTGCACACCAAGTGGGACATGCCGACCGGCATCCTTGCCGGGGATGTCCTGTATGCCCGGGCATTCGAGCACATCTGCATGGTGAATGCAAAAGACGATGCCAAGGTCCGGGCCATCGGCATGCTTGCCAAGGCCTGCGCCGATATCTGCGAGGGCCAGCACATGGACATGTCTTTCGAGCACCGCACCGATGTTACCGAAGGCGAGTACATGGAGATGGTCAGGAAGAAGACCGGTGTCCTGTATGCGGCGGCAGCCGGCATAGGCGCCGTGCTTGCGGGCGGGAACGGCGTGCAGGTCAAAGCCCTGTACAACTTCGGGCTGAACACCGGTGTTGCGTTCCAGATCCAGGACGATCTCATCGACCTTCTGACCCCCGCGGAGAAGAGCGGCAAGGACCAGGCCTCCGATCTCCGCGAGGGCAAGCAGACCATTCTCATGATCCGGGCCCGGGAGAAGGGGCTTGACCTGAAGAAATACCAGAAAGCCCTCACTCCTGCCGATATCCAGGCCGCGATAAAGGAACTCACCGACGCCGGTGTGATCGACGAGGTGAAGAAGATTGCATCCGATCTCGTCTCCGACAGCAACCGGCACCTCTCCATCCTGCCTGCAACCAAGGAACGCCAGCTCCTGATGGACGTTGGCGAGTTCTTCGTTACCCGGAGTTATTAG
- a CDS encoding glutamate--tRNA ligase, with translation MAGDDPKELLFLCALQNAVKHGGVPQAGAVIGMVMGAHPELRSRAKEVSALAKEAIADVAALSPEDRVTTLQSRAPDMFAALSEKHEKKTGLPELEGSENGVVMRFAPNPSGPLHIGHARASALNDAYVKQCGGKYILRIEDTDPKRVDPEAYATVQEDIRWLGLGITEVVTQSERLPIYYDLCKQLIERGGAYVCTCDNEHFKELKQAKTACPCRGQSVEKNLELWKKMLDHGFKEGEASVRIKTDLNHPDPAMRDFPAFRILDAPPHPKVKAHVYPLMNFSVVADDHLLGVTHVIRGKDHIANTRRQRFIYDHFGWKVPVYRHYGRMGIEGVVLSTSQMRAGINEGTYTGWDDIHLGTLRALARRGIRPEAVKNAMIAIGIGDVDISFSWDNLYAENKKLVDPVANRYFFVPDPVEITIGGAQKHTAHALLHPGDAARGTRTLEFDGTVLIPKNEITEGISMIRLKDLFNVNVAWDHGTPSFTFGGDSLADARAAKARIIQWLPAQANVPCTLLTQEGEMTGACEPAVKTELGKVVQFERVGFVKIDSADAGGVRAYFTHK, from the coding sequence ATGGCAGGGGACGATCCAAAAGAGCTCCTCTTTTTGTGCGCACTCCAGAATGCCGTTAAGCACGGCGGGGTACCGCAGGCAGGAGCGGTCATCGGCATGGTGATGGGTGCCCACCCGGAGCTCCGGAGCAGGGCAAAGGAAGTCTCGGCGCTTGCAAAAGAGGCGATTGCCGATGTTGCAGCCCTCTCACCTGAAGACCGGGTGACCACGCTCCAGTCCCGGGCCCCTGACATGTTCGCCGCGCTCTCCGAGAAGCACGAGAAGAAGACGGGGCTTCCCGAGCTTGAGGGATCCGAAAACGGGGTTGTGATGCGGTTTGCCCCGAACCCCTCCGGTCCGCTCCATATCGGGCATGCCCGGGCCTCCGCCCTCAATGATGCATACGTGAAGCAGTGCGGCGGGAAATACATCCTCCGCATCGAGGACACCGACCCGAAGAGGGTGGATCCCGAGGCATATGCAACCGTGCAGGAAGACATACGGTGGCTGGGCCTTGGAATCACGGAAGTGGTCACCCAGAGCGAGCGCCTCCCCATCTACTACGATCTGTGTAAACAATTGATCGAACGGGGCGGGGCGTACGTCTGCACCTGCGACAACGAGCACTTCAAAGAGTTAAAGCAGGCAAAAACGGCCTGCCCCTGCCGCGGCCAGTCCGTGGAGAAGAACCTTGAACTCTGGAAAAAGATGCTCGACCACGGCTTCAAGGAAGGCGAGGCATCGGTCCGGATCAAGACGGATCTCAACCACCCCGACCCGGCTATGCGGGATTTCCCGGCATTCCGTATCCTCGATGCCCCACCCCACCCGAAGGTGAAGGCACACGTGTACCCGCTGATGAATTTCTCGGTGGTAGCTGACGATCACCTGCTCGGCGTCACGCACGTGATCCGGGGCAAGGATCACATCGCGAACACCCGCCGGCAGCGCTTCATCTACGACCACTTCGGCTGGAAGGTGCCGGTGTACCGCCACTATGGCCGGATGGGGATCGAGGGAGTCGTCCTCTCCACCTCGCAGATGCGGGCCGGGATCAACGAGGGAACCTACACCGGCTGGGACGATATCCACCTTGGCACCCTGCGGGCCCTTGCCCGGAGGGGGATCCGGCCCGAGGCTGTCAAGAACGCGATGATCGCGATCGGTATCGGCGATGTGGATATCTCCTTCTCCTGGGACAACCTGTACGCGGAGAACAAGAAACTCGTTGACCCGGTTGCGAACCGCTATTTCTTTGTACCGGATCCCGTTGAGATCACCATCGGCGGTGCACAGAAGCATACTGCCCACGCCCTGCTCCACCCGGGCGATGCAGCCCGCGGCACCCGGACGCTGGAGTTTGACGGTACGGTCCTGATCCCGAAGAACGAGATCACAGAAGGCATTTCCATGATCCGGCTCAAAGACCTGTTCAATGTCAATGTCGCCTGGGATCATGGCACCCCCTCGTTCACCTTCGGAGGGGACTCGCTTGCCGATGCCCGGGCAGCCAAAGCCCGGATCATCCAGTGGCTCCCGGCGCAGGCAAATGTCCCGTGCACACTCCTTACGCAGGAAGGGGAGATGACGGGTGCCTGCGAACCGGCGGTAAAGACCGAACTCGGGAAGGTAGTCCAGTTCGAGCGGGTCGGGTTTGTGAAGATTGACTCCGCTGATGCAGGTGGCGTGAGGGCATACTTCACGCACAAATGA
- a CDS encoding cation transporter encodes MAGDETGNGNGESEESRQKLVFTGLVIDILILIPESIAVLLSGSATLLSDVIKGANEILATTFALIIIRRVTLGGKFTYDYGMGKFESLTRIITGAVMLVSLVILLVFTAHRILVPEHIEISAAIIGIPLMLLASIADSYHWKKNHARAQKDPTPIMEAQWRLRRAKTFSDLLILAALVLSVIFAHQSWAMYIDPVVSFVIIGFLLLAGYREISSSLPDLFDKTLEEELQLLILRELSSSFHRYHEFYGVRSRRSGTRIYIEIFLGFDPDQRMGNVQDFIDFLKRSLEDQIPGSVVCIIPTTGDDTRSAA; translated from the coding sequence ATGGCGGGCGATGAGACCGGCAACGGCAATGGCGAATCGGAAGAATCCCGGCAGAAACTGGTATTCACCGGTCTTGTCATCGATATCCTGATCCTCATCCCGGAGAGTATCGCCGTCCTCCTGTCCGGCTCAGCAACCCTTCTCTCCGATGTTATCAAGGGTGCAAACGAGATCCTTGCAACTACTTTTGCCCTCATCATCATCCGGCGAGTCACCCTGGGTGGCAAATTCACGTACGATTACGGGATGGGAAAATTTGAGTCATTAACCAGGATCATCACCGGCGCCGTGATGCTTGTCTCGCTTGTGATCCTCCTTGTCTTCACTGCCCATCGGATCCTTGTACCTGAGCACATCGAGATCTCTGCTGCAATAATCGGCATTCCCCTGATGCTCCTTGCCAGCATCGCGGACTCGTACCACTGGAAAAAGAACCATGCCCGTGCACAGAAAGATCCTACCCCCATCATGGAGGCCCAGTGGCGCCTCCGGCGGGCCAAGACGTTCTCCGACCTGCTCATCCTTGCTGCACTGGTCCTATCCGTAATTTTTGCTCACCAGAGCTGGGCGATGTATATCGACCCGGTGGTCTCGTTTGTGATCATCGGGTTCCTGCTGCTCGCGGGATACCGTGAGATCTCCTCCTCCCTTCCCGATCTTTTCGACAAGACTCTCGAGGAAGAACTCCAGCTTCTTATTTTGCGGGAACTGAGCTCGTCGTTCCACCGGTACCACGAATTTTACGGTGTCCGTTCCCGCCGGTCAGGGACAAGGATCTACATCGAGATCTTCCTTGGCTTTGATCCGGACCAGCGGATGGGGAACGTGCAGGATTTCATCGATTTCCTGAAACGCTCGCTCGAAGATCAGATCCCCGGCAGCGTTGTCTGTATCATTCCCACCACCGGGGATGACACGCGTTCTGCCGCGTAA
- a CDS encoding TetR/AcrR family transcriptional regulator codes for MPRILPEYKEEVKKKVIEAAFSLFLRKGFHATTMDEIARQLGVTKPALYQYFPGKEELYAAVAERARGEFKGILERSYQGRTLSDGSAALFDALLSYVPQFNGMYSEMLLLAVHNGSIRTVLQQDRREDIRVIEQFIQKKQETGLLSSRLEPRTLALACDALANGLLMDVMMGMDKEEAKAVWVASVKKLARAPTK; via the coding sequence ATGCCCCGCATATTACCGGAATACAAGGAGGAGGTGAAGAAGAAAGTCATCGAAGCAGCGTTCAGCCTCTTCCTCCGGAAGGGATTCCATGCCACGACCATGGATGAAATAGCCCGGCAGCTCGGTGTTACAAAGCCGGCCCTGTACCAGTATTTCCCCGGCAAAGAGGAACTGTATGCGGCAGTGGCGGAGCGGGCCCGGGGGGAGTTCAAGGGAATCCTGGAACGCTCGTACCAGGGCCGGACCCTGAGCGACGGGAGTGCAGCACTCTTCGATGCCCTGCTCAGTTATGTGCCGCAGTTCAATGGCATGTATTCCGAGATGCTCCTCCTTGCCGTGCACAACGGGAGCATCCGGACCGTGCTCCAGCAGGATCGCCGGGAGGATATCCGGGTGATCGAACAGTTCATCCAGAAAAAGCAGGAGACGGGGCTCCTATCGTCCCGGCTCGAACCCAGAACCCTTGCCCTCGCCTGCGATGCGCTGGCGAACGGTCTCCTCATGGACGTCATGATGGGCATGGACAAAGAGGAAGCAAAAGCCGTCTGGGTGGCCTCGGTTAAGAAACTGGCCAGGGCGCCGACGAAATGA
- a CDS encoding PadR family transcriptional regulator, which produces MRSRVRKGLLCQDDLMNIQFKKGVLEICVLSVLAKKDCYGYELVEEISKKIDISEGTIYPLLRRLKDEGYVTTYLQESVEGPPRKYYRLTESGWKEENEQKEEWMRFAASVNALLEGRHDTAD; this is translated from the coding sequence GTGCGATCGCGGGTCAGGAAAGGCCTGTTGTGTCAGGACGATCTCATGAACATCCAGTTCAAGAAAGGCGTACTCGAGATATGTGTCCTCTCGGTCCTTGCAAAAAAGGACTGTTACGGGTACGAGCTCGTTGAAGAGATATCGAAAAAGATCGATATCTCGGAAGGAACCATCTACCCTCTCCTCCGCCGCCTCAAGGATGAAGGGTACGTGACCACGTACCTGCAGGAATCTGTTGAAGGCCCGCCCCGGAAATACTACCGGCTCACGGAAAGCGGATGGAAGGAAGAAAACGAACAAAAGGAAGAATGGATGCGGTTTGCGGCCTCTGTGAATGCGCTCCTGGAAGGCAGACATGACACTGCAGACTGA
- a CDS encoding DUF1700 domain-containing protein: protein MTLQTEKEYLDTLRKRLDRVLPQEELDDLLSDYAEHFRIGKMNGRTEEELCRSLGSPDDTAREIRALHLVKTAENTRSCRNIFHAVIATLGLGLFNLVFVLIPFIILVVLLAIIFIVGIACSVFGPAAFVFAILQLLGIASFAIWQLPAAGVFFSVGITSFGLLLVVAGFYLARFFYHLGIRYLKWNIRIIKGTEDLS, encoded by the coding sequence ATGACACTGCAGACTGAGAAGGAGTACCTCGATACGCTGAGAAAGCGGCTCGATCGCGTGCTCCCGCAGGAAGAGCTCGACGATCTCCTCTCGGATTATGCCGAGCATTTCCGGATCGGGAAGATGAACGGGCGGACAGAAGAGGAACTTTGCCGCTCGCTCGGATCCCCCGATGATACAGCCCGGGAGATCCGGGCCCTGCACTTGGTTAAAACAGCGGAAAATACCCGCTCATGCCGCAACATATTCCATGCGGTCATCGCAACTCTGGGGCTCGGGCTCTTCAACCTGGTGTTCGTGCTTATTCCGTTCATCATTCTCGTTGTCCTGCTTGCGATCATCTTCATTGTAGGTATTGCCTGTTCGGTATTCGGGCCGGCAGCATTCGTCTTTGCCATCCTGCAGCTTCTGGGCATTGCCTCGTTTGCCATCTGGCAGCTGCCTGCGGCCGGAGTGTTCTTCTCTGTAGGGATAACCTCGTTCGGGCTCCTTCTGGTGGTTGCCGGGTTTTATCTTGCCCGGTTCTTCTACCATCTCGGGATACGGTATCTCAAGTGGAACATCCGGATCATCAAGGGAACGGAGGATCTCTCATGA
- a CDS encoding toast rack family protein — MTAEKTPPEHRTLGRRFLTWSGINPVRLVLWLAAITIVSFVIGFGILAAGGGFPPAAGEDLSLFQSNAFHEPRIDSALLGGAESGSAKITLGAGRLSLGGGAPHAMFMESATFSKASEWQPDFSMSRNGSEIRVNMIEKGHRAKEWVAVDSPNRWDIRMSEQVPLSLDVSVGAGDSRLNLGALNLSTLSVDTGAGDTWIDLNGYHGRRFDAVIHSGIGDLTLRVPKSSSTRIEVGSGLGEIAGSGLIRENGSFITPGYNPAHESNTIRIKQGIGSITLEGV, encoded by the coding sequence ATGACTGCGGAAAAAACCCCTCCGGAACACCGGACGCTTGGCCGACGCTTCCTTACGTGGTCAGGAATTAATCCCGTCCGTCTTGTGCTCTGGCTTGCGGCCATCACCATCGTATCATTCGTTATCGGGTTTGGCATCCTTGCCGCAGGCGGGGGATTTCCCCCGGCAGCCGGAGAGGATCTCTCGCTCTTCCAGAGCAATGCCTTCCACGAACCGAGGATTGACAGCGCACTGCTCGGCGGGGCGGAATCCGGAAGTGCGAAGATCACCCTTGGCGCCGGAAGATTATCCCTTGGGGGCGGCGCGCCCCATGCAATGTTCATGGAATCTGCCACCTTCTCGAAAGCTTCGGAATGGCAGCCGGATTTCTCCATGAGCCGGAACGGATCGGAGATCCGTGTGAACATGATCGAGAAGGGGCACAGGGCAAAGGAATGGGTGGCCGTCGACTCCCCGAACCGGTGGGATATCCGGATGAGCGAACAGGTTCCCCTCAGTCTGGATGTCAGCGTCGGGGCAGGTGACAGTCGTCTGAACCTGGGGGCTCTCAACCTGAGCACCCTTTCCGTTGACACCGGTGCAGGGGATACCTGGATTGATCTTAACGGGTACCACGGCCGCCGGTTCGATGCGGTCATTCACAGCGGCATCGGTGATCTGACCCTCCGTGTGCCAAAGAGCAGCAGCACGCGGATCGAGGTCGGTTCCGGTCTTGGGGAGATAGCCGGATCCGGCCTGATCCGGGAGAACGGATCCTTTATTACGCCCGGCTACAATCCGGCTCATGAATCGAACACCATCAGGATAAAACAGGGCATTGGCAGCATCACGCTCGAAGGAGTCTGA
- a CDS encoding ABC transporter permease, giving the protein MGKKELKVAFLLALRSLQRGSRSSVLLTILIIGMCFTNMIFLPGLFNGIGQSITKQVVDYEIGNVLVSPKSGDQYVTDMDATLDLINGMPGVERATPHFSKGATLKYRKRMLGATVRAIRPNDEKLISPLYTKMVAGSYLGDADTGEVIIGRPVAGDASVREEDEFQSSLGGVRVGDSITIDYGNGYVKDYRVKGIYYTGWSQADSAVYVSYTDMALADPRATDSADYITVKTKPGYSEKFVKDELLQYGVTQKVQTTGDLMAKSMGRALQSFAIINMVSLIVGIIITTVVLFIVITIKTINSRRQIGILKAIGVDKEVIMHNYGFQVIIMSVLGILFGLVLTLLMAAYLAANPIVTPEWSATLYLTPWDLIQNSLILFVASLVAGYVPAYQVSREDIQSAMRA; this is encoded by the coding sequence ATGGGAAAGAAAGAACTGAAAGTCGCTTTCCTGCTCGCCCTCCGGTCACTCCAGCGGGGCAGCAGGTCGAGCGTGCTTTTGACGATCCTGATCATCGGGATGTGCTTCACCAACATGATCTTCCTCCCCGGCCTCTTCAACGGGATCGGGCAGAGCATAACCAAACAGGTCGTGGACTACGAGATCGGGAACGTGCTGGTCAGCCCCAAATCGGGCGACCAGTATGTCACGGATATGGACGCCACCCTCGATCTCATCAATGGCATGCCCGGGGTTGAGCGTGCCACACCACACTTCAGCAAGGGGGCGACCCTGAAGTACCGCAAGCGGATGCTCGGGGCTACGGTTCGGGCGATCAGACCTAACGACGAGAAGCTCATCTCGCCGCTGTACACCAAGATGGTTGCCGGCAGTTACCTGGGCGATGCCGACACCGGCGAGGTGATCATCGGCAGGCCGGTGGCTGGCGATGCTTCCGTGAGAGAGGAGGACGAGTTCCAGTCATCCCTCGGAGGTGTCCGGGTTGGCGATTCGATCACGATCGATTATGGCAACGGGTATGTCAAAGATTACCGGGTGAAGGGGATTTACTACACCGGCTGGTCCCAGGCAGACAGTGCAGTGTATGTGAGTTATACGGATATGGCGTTAGCTGACCCGAGGGCGACCGACAGTGCCGATTACATCACGGTAAAGACCAAACCCGGGTATTCTGAAAAGTTCGTAAAGGACGAGCTCCTGCAGTACGGCGTCACGCAGAAGGTGCAGACAACCGGCGACCTGATGGCAAAAAGCATGGGGCGGGCGCTCCAGAGCTTTGCGATCATCAACATGGTCTCCCTGATCGTGGGCATCATCATCACGACCGTGGTGCTCTTCATCGTTATCACCATCAAGACCATCAACAGCCGCCGCCAGATCGGGATCCTGAAGGCTATCGGCGTTGACAAGGAGGTCATCATGCACAACTACGGTTTCCAGGTCATCATCATGTCCGTGCTCGGGATTTTATTCGGGCTTGTGCTCACGCTCCTGATGGCGGCTTACCTTGCCGCCAACCCCATCGTCACCCCTGAGTGGTCGGCAACCCTGTACCTGACCCCGTGGGACCTGATCCAGAACTCCCTGATCCTCTTTGTGGCATCCCTTGTCGCGGGTTACGTTCCCGCGTACCAGGTATCGCGCGAAGATATCCAGTCTGCTATGAGGGCCTGA
- a CDS encoding ABC transporter ATP-binding protein, with product MIEIADLKKIYRMGDVEVRALDGITLDIAKGEFLGIMGASGSGKTTLLHMLGLLDEPTSGQIVIDGTDISSLTDYEKTMFRLYKLGYVFQDYALVPDLTVMENVSLPAMLRKDRDDLQIIDDSHDILKKIGLFDRCDHLPRELSGGQQQRVSIARAIVNKPDILFADEPCANLDSENSRMVLDLFREINEEMHQTIVMVSHESWHQEYFHRIVRLQDGKVTSDGIKGNGSA from the coding sequence ATGATCGAGATTGCGGATCTGAAGAAGATATACCGTATGGGAGACGTGGAGGTGCGGGCACTTGACGGTATCACTCTTGATATCGCGAAAGGAGAGTTCCTCGGGATCATGGGGGCGAGCGGGAGCGGCAAGACCACGCTTCTGCACATGCTCGGCCTCCTGGACGAACCCACGTCCGGCCAGATTGTTATCGATGGGACGGATATCTCATCGCTCACGGATTACGAGAAGACAATGTTCCGGCTCTACAAGCTTGGGTATGTTTTCCAGGATTATGCCCTGGTGCCGGATCTCACCGTGATGGAGAACGTCTCGCTGCCCGCAATGCTCCGCAAAGATCGCGATGACCTGCAGATCATCGATGACAGCCACGACATCCTTAAAAAGATCGGCCTCTTCGATCGCTGCGATCATCTCCCCCGCGAGCTCTCCGGCGGCCAGCAGCAGCGTGTCAGCATCGCCCGGGCCATAGTGAACAAGCCGGATATCCTCTTTGCCGACGAGCCGTGTGCCAACCTGGACTCTGAAAACTCCCGGATGGTGCTGGATCTCTTTCGGGAGATCAATGAAGAGATGCATCAGACCATCGTGATGGTCTCCCACGAGTCCTGGCACCAGGAATATTTCCACCGTATCGTCCGGCTTCAGGATGGCAAAGTCACGAGCGACGGAATCAAGGGCAACGGGTCTGCCTGA